A portion of the Kazachstania africana CBS 2517 chromosome 2, complete genome genome contains these proteins:
- the CVM1 gene encoding Cvm1p (similar to Saccharomyces cerevisiae YMR160W; ancestral locus Anc_2.353), whose protein sequence is MTTLDPVADSNGKNTWRRWWNSGEDNLQTAQNDANGWYSSMISKVPPFRPRNNLVSVDDNTRYSQLNSEQISSLETEARNAISNRNSSWCWYEDLTEVQSKINSSLGKGGVMSVFDTGSGRCPLPLPAYPIEMQAQYNIHINNSFLLPSASPNEIYHPLPLRTMIASAVKNYYNLPTEKHLYLRKEGNKLLKQKRVLILSLVGWLPEKYEKVTLGEQRSAYYLSQQLAKSLQDQEVSEISSLSFECPLESKELKTVFEECNTLLSNWKNLFYKVDSIFFIGVYHSVPLAVLLAREILQNHQSLGFDTNTYVGLLSIESCLQGYRFWDHSVDANNFNRVINPNADQDYTKAQEAKEKQLFQGLTKNEKEVLSKLKNYRDPDSVEAKLVRKDLDWILFNWDLFRMSLVGKLYDNFMTLSQKLAIDYCHPKIMRNLWCDGAYLDTDLKKPGEIGIPDFKMKTPSFDFQVKIPDDRNFEISLVDNFLLAQNLGYNDFIPLLTLVGPYFISRSFNPNTLPTTLKKQKTTDTKIWLQNIDPKWASKQAFAEKFQEELQDEISSVYNFLEYAQYQTVKNPELINIRSGIYDDDSIYGNFVDCTLRTKNLLIPKHLAMIHHQSDPTSILETINQYDLVWKFHEALSTFLQLRNLPIQDFPKYIHLSTSLHCSSLNITNKDPTRFERDDSETLNRLRQIWEAYQTWDPPTRGLKHLRNILSALSSYRSFSRLLHDVDRR, encoded by the coding sequence ATGACAACACTTGATCCTGTTGCCGATTCAAATGGAAAGAATACTTGGCGACGGTGGTGGAATTCTGGTGAGGATAATTTGCAGACAGCGCAAAATGATGCCAACGGTTGGTATTCAAGTATGATTTCAAAGGTACCACCATTCAGACCAAGAAATAATTTGGTCAGCGTAGACGATAATACAAGATATTCTCAGTTAAACTCAGAACAAATTTCTTCACTGGAAACTGAGGCAAGAAATGCCATCTCAAATCGTAATAGTTCATGGTGTTGGTATGAGGACTTAACAGAGGTGCAGAGCAAAATAAATAGCTCCCTTGGTAAAGGAGGAGTAATGAGTGTGTTCGATACTGGTTCTGGGAGATGTCCCCTACCACTTCCGGCGTATCCAATTGAAATGCAGGCACAATATAACATTCATATCAATAACTCGTTTCTACTGCCGTCTGCGTCACCAAATGAAATATACCATCCGTTACCCTTAAGAACTATGATTGCGTCTGCAGTTAAAAACTACTATAATCTACCCACTGAAAAACATTTATATTTGAGAAAGGAAGGAAATAAACTACTGAAACAAAAGAGGGTTCTAATCCTTTCATTAGTGGGCTGGCTGCCTGAGAAATATGAGAAGGTAACTTTAGGAGAACAGCGGTCTGCTTATTACCTCTCCCAGCAATTGGCAAAATCTTTGCAAGATCAAGAAGTATCAGagatttcatctttatctttCGAATGTCCATTAGAAAgcaaagaattgaaaacagTTTTCGAAGAATGCAATACGTTACTCTctaattggaaaaatttgttcTACAAAGttgattcaatattttttattggGGTATATCATAGCGTCCCCCTGGCAGTTTTATTAGCAAGggaaattttacaaaatcatcaatcCCTAGGTTTTGATACGAATACTTATGTGGGGCTGCTTAGTATAGAGTCATGCCTCCAAGGCTACAGGTTTTGGGATCATAGTGTAGATGCTAACAATTTTAACAGGGTTATTAACCCAAATGCAGATCAGGATTATACGAAAGCCCAGGAAGCTAAAGAGAAGCAATTATTTCAAGGCCTTactaaaaatgaaaaagaggttctttcaaaattgaaaaattatcgAGATCCTGATTCCGTGGAGGCAAAATTGGTAAGGAAAGACTTGGATTGGATCTTATTCAATTGGGATCTATTTAGGATGTCATTGGTAGGTAAGCTGTATGATAACTTCATGACACTGTCACAGAAGCTGGCAATTGATTATTGTCACCCTAAAATAATGCGGAACCTTTGGTGTGATGGAGCCTATCTGGATACCGATCTGAAGAAACCTGGCGAAATAGGTATACCCGACTTTAAAATGAAAACTCCCAGCTTTGATTTCCAGGTAAAGATACCAGATGATAGGAACTTCGAAATCTCTTTAGTTGACAATTTTTTGCTCGCCCAAAATTTGGGttataatgattttataCCACTTTTAACACTCGTGGGACCCTACTTCATTTCTAGGTCATTTAATCCAAACACTTTGCCAACTACTttaaagaaacaaaagacAACCGACACAAAAATCTGgttacaaaatattgatccaAAATGGGCTTCTAAACAAGCTTTCGCAGAAAAATTCCAAGAAGAGCTGCAGGATGAAATATCAAGTGTTTATAATTTTCTAGAGTATGCTCAGTACCAAACAGTAAAGAATCCTGAATTAATTAACATTCGCAGCGGAATCTACGATGATGATAGCATATATGGAAATTTTGTCGACTGTACTTTACGAACAAAAAACCTACTAATTCCAAAACACCTGGCAATGATACACCATCAGTCTGATCCTACAAGCATCTTAGAAACAATAAATCAATATGATCTCGTATGGAAATTCCACGAGGCACTATCTACCTTTCTACAACTAAGAAATCTCCCCATTCAAGATTTTCCtaaatatattcatctTTCTACATCTTTACATTGCTCTTCCTTGAATATCACCAATAAAGACCCGACAAGATTTGAAAGGGACGATTCCGAAACATTGAATAGATTGCGACAAATATGGGAGGCATACCAAACATGGGATCCTCCAACTAGAGGCTTAAAGCACCTGAGAAACATTTTAAGTGCCCTGTCGTCGTATAGAAGCTTTTCTCGTCTCCTTCATGACGTGGACCGGAGATAA
- the ATG16 gene encoding Atg16p (similar to Saccharomyces cerevisiae ATG16 (YMR159C); ancestral locus Anc_2.354), translated as MDVLYFKRLVERDLLESRFGELFSDANELNESKAMGDDLSNEELTSMKFTLKTKDNEIKRLREVINVMSSNNKRMSDDLIGANIENTVLQEKLDSLTQEHNELVKRWLQKVQNDVETMNATIESHGNR; from the coding sequence ATGGATGTACTTTATTTTAAACGTTTGGTTGAGAGGGATCTTTTAGAGTCCCGATTTGGTGAGCTCTTTTCGGATGCTAATGAGTTGAATGAAAGTAAGGCCATGGGAGATGACTTGTCCAATGAGGAATTAACAAGCATGAAATTCACGTTAAAAACCAAGgataatgaaatcaagaGACTGAGGGAAGTCATTAATGTTATGAGCAGCAATAATAAAAGGATGAGCGATGACCTGATTGGTGCAAATATCGAGAACACGGTACTACAGGAAAAATTGGACTCTTTAACGCAAGAGCACAACGAATTGGTCAAGAGGTGGCTGcaaaaagttcaaaatGATGTTGAAACTATGAATGCTACAATAGAATCGCATGGAAATAGATGA
- the MRPS8 gene encoding mitochondrial 37S ribosomal protein uS8m MRPS8 (similar to Saccharomyces cerevisiae MRPS8 (YMR158W); ancestral locus Anc_2.357), protein MSLVKLAHTCAHLQNCSRVRLTLTSIPYTKLQLQFAYNLYKQGFLSSIQRGSTKGPDKEYVEVTPDNISTRRLWVGLKYRENRPILNKCQLISKPSLRIQLSNDELKKVCSGKVVRNIKPLQPGELILIRANNTVLDIHEALTKGYNGEILCRIR, encoded by the coding sequence ATGTCATTAGTTAAACTGGCTCATACATGTGCTCACTTACAAAACTGCAGTCGAGTTAGATTGACATTGACATCCATCCCATACACAAAATTGCAACTGCAATTTGCGTATAATTTATACAAACAAGGCTTTCTATCTTCAATTCAAAGGGGCTCAACGAAAGGTCCCGATAAAGAATATGTCGAAGTGACACCAGATAATATCTCCACAAGAAGACTATGGGTGGGCTTGAAATATAGAGAAAATAGACCgatattgaataaatgCCAATTGATTTCTAAACCCAGTCTTAGGATCCAGCTGTCCAATGACGAGCTGAAGAAGGTGTGTTCAGGTAAAGTGGTAAGAAATATAAAGCCACTGCAGCCCGGTGAGTTAATCTTGATTCGCGCTAACAATACTGTTCTGGACATACATGAAGCATTGACAAAGGGGTACAATGGAGAGATACTATGCAGAATAAGATAA
- the AIM36 gene encoding Aim36p (similar to Saccharomyces cerevisiae YMR157C; ancestral locus Anc_2.358) — MLKIIRKDFLYKSLLLNPYRYGKLPTVQLSPIVSSSRAYSKRPITDAREDAPSFKKIFLIGIVGTVIFVAAARSLDKNQPKTSYSAEEYEQVMKGLRRRVTLFKPGELEVIFVPTGDLASVQKYYKKDLEKMKYIEPKEIVNLYRNRTDGKYQALLEDIWEMYADDSVNNLPPGLLVSLLESYMKETCQIGDKVVITNFPRTMKDAIKFESEVSVITNIIIPRNEADSDICRYYDTVSKVKRV; from the coding sequence ATGCTCAAGATAATTAGGAAAGATTTTTTGTATAAGAGCCTGCTTTTAAATCCTTACAGGTATGGGAAATTACCAACTGTGCAGCTTTCCCCAATTGTCTCTTCATCGAGAGCTTACAGTAAGAGACCTATCACAGATGCAAGGGAAGATGCACCTAGTTTTAAGAAGATCTTTCTGATCGGGATTGTTGGCACTGTAATATTTGTTGCTGCAGCACGTTCGTTGGACAAAAATCAACCAAAGACGTCATACTCGGCAGAAGAATACGAACAAGTAATGAAAGGTCTGAGAAGAAGAGTGACCCTGTTCAAACCTGGTGAGTTAGAAGTTATATTTGTTCCTACGGGCGACCTAGCCTCTGTCCAGAAGTATTACAAGAAAGACCTCGAAAAAATGAAGTATATAGAACCAAAAGAGATTGTAAACCTCTATAGAAATAGAACCGATGGCAAATACCAGGCTCTACTGGAGGATATTTGGGAAATGTATGCAGATGACTCCGTGAACAATCTACCTCCTGGACTTCTAGTATCCCTTTTGGAGTCTTACATGAAGGAAACCTGTCAAATCGGTGACAAGGTTGTCATCACGAACTTTCCAAGAACTATGAAAGATgcaatcaaatttgaaagcGAAGTATCAGTAATAACGAATATCATAATTCCTAGAAATGAGGCAGACTCCGATATCTGCAGATATTACGATACAGTTTCAAAAGTAAAACGTGTATAA
- the TPP1 gene encoding polynucleotide 3'-phosphatase (similar to Saccharomyces cerevisiae TPP1 (YMR156C); ancestral locus Anc_2.360) yields the protein MSHKETVLPYLIKYTPKNRIEDYQAANVYSFDLDGTIIGTKTNSKFSRAPEDWKFLSFGESLTTLERLIEIVQKDSKAQIVIFSNQGGVLTVPPTSKSCINFTTKVKLILEAIAVNKGGHELLKRLWIYAAPKMPASLFPKNKKATFSKISKPIKSPTKIPASVLPSTFESMRKPQTGMIDEFKADFKRLYGDPMPQNELNWVYYCGDAGGRPSDFSDSDKYFAKNANLGFKFPEDVLK from the coding sequence ATGTCTCATAAAGAAACTGTTTTACCTTATCTTATAAAGTATACCCCTAAGAATCGAATAGAAGATTATCAAGCAGCAAACGTTTATTCATTTGATCTCGATGGTACAATAATAGGGACGAAAACTAACAGTAAATTCAGTAGAGCACCAGAGGattggaaatttttatcatttggTGAAAGTCTCACAACTTTAGAAAGGCTAATTGAGATAGTTCAAAAAGATTCCAAGGCCCAGATAGTTATCTTTTCTAATCAGGGTGGTGTTCTCACGGTACCACCAACTTCAAAAAGCTGTATAAACTTTACAACAAAGGTCAAACTAATACTAGAAGCTATTGCCGTGAATAAGGGGGGACATGAGTTACTAAAGCGATTATGGATATATGCAGCTCCGAAAATGCCTGCTTCTTTATTTCCTAAGAATAAAAAAGCTACCTTCTCTAAAATAAGCAAGCCGATCAAGTCACCGACTAAAATTCCTGCGTCCGTATTGCCCAGCACCTTTGAGAGTATGAGAAAACCGCAAACAGGAATGATTGACGAGTTTAAAGCCGATTTCAAGAGGCTTTATGGGGATCCCATGCCTCAAAACGAGCTAAACTGGGTTTATTACTGCGGAGATGCCGGAGGAAGGCCCTCAGATTTCAGTGATTcagataaatattttgctAAAAATGCTAATCTAGGCTTCAAATTTCCGGAAGATGTGCTGAAGTAA
- the KAFR0B04950 gene encoding uncharacterized protein (similar to Saccharomyces cerevisiae YMR155W; ancestral locus Anc_2.363), with product MIEMKRSEAIKVFLGSNMVALGAGTPYLYSFYAPQLLARCNIPISKSSNVAFSLNIGMSCLGLLAGVITDTSPQLSCCVGSISTFTAYSLLSLCYYKRMSSVFLISVALTLVGFGSVCGFYSAVKVCTTNFPENRGTVSAFPVALFALAGLLYSSICEKIFGDNISQVFVFLLFTCSSMIAVGTFTLKIFWQTNGKLTANDPEDQNSDSLTLVNTGVERYYNRIPNNNVEINVDDDSSTLNTPMKYNLASLGSRSHSRGNSETMSTKGFSSPRKIMSSATANPSIIPAVANSLTNNNYLSTPAENAEGYYLLDKNLDDKDSVNKGHFLSSQNGQNINDYNLSDKNDVFNEERTINRREKITRILSILKQPKFISYYIIIATLQGIGQMYIYSVGFFVQIQVKSPPTDQLHINGKGLQALQVSIISISSFLGRLSSGPMSDLLVRKFRSQRLWNIVASASLTMYACTKMLQVYSVPETDGSKLHMMANVNNLSFCSVIFGYAFGVMFGTFPSIIADSFGTEEYSTIWSLCTTGGLFTVKFFTSVLASDIGSHLNEGENICTAGVLCYSRTFHTIFLFAILILLATLLLISGKYMKKDKRIENFDVQSRDAELATMTDGIFV from the coding sequence ATGATAGAAATGAAACGGTCTGAAGCAATAAAGGTTTTTCTAGGAAGCAATATGGTGGCTTTAGGTGCGGGTACACCGTACTTGTATTCATTTTATGCTCCACAGTTACTGGCAAGATGCAATATACCCATTTCAAAGAGTAGCAACGTTGCATTCTCACTGAATATTGGCATGTCCTGTTTGGGCTTATTAGCAGGCGTCATCACTGATACAAGTCCGCAGCTATCTTGTTGTGTGGGTTCTATATCTACTTTCACTGCGTATTCCcttctttctctttgttACTACAAACGTATGTCAAGTgtatttttgatatctgTTGCTTTAACGCTTGTTGGTTTTGGCTCTGTATGTGGCTTTTATTCAGCAGTTAAAGTCTGTACGACAAACTTTCCTGAAAATAGAGGTACTGTAAGTGCATTCCCGGTAGCCTTATTTGCATTAGCTGGTTTGTTATATTCTAGTATATGtgagaaaatatttggtgATAATATATCGCAAGTGTTCGTATTTCTCCTTTTTACCTGCTCTTCCATGATTGCAGTAGGAACGTTCACTTTAAAGATCTTTTGGCAAACAAATGGCAAACTGACTGCGAATGATCCAGAGGATCAAAATAGCGATTCGTTGACCTTAGTCAATACGGGAGTAGAAAGATACTACAATCGGATTCCAAATAACAACGTTGAAATTAATGTTGACGATGATAGCTCTACGCTCAATACACCCATGAAGTATAATTTAGCATCACTGGGCAGTCGTAGTCACTCAAGGGGCAATAGTGAAACAATGTCAACAAAAGGATTCTCATCCCCAAGAAAGATAATGTCTAGCGCCACTGCCAATCCAAGTATAATTCCAGCGGTAGCAAACTCTTTAACAAATAACAATTATTTATCTACACCTGCTGAGAATGCGGAGGGGTATTATTTACTGGATAAAAATCTTGATGATAAAGATTCTGTGAACAAAGGACATTTTTTGAGCTCACAGAATGGgcaaaatatcaatgacTACAATCTCTCTGATAAAAATGACGTTTTCAATGAGGAAAGGACTATTAACAGAAGGGAGAAAATAACTAGGATTCTCAGCATTTTGAAACAACcaaaattcatttcatattatattataATTGCAACCTTACAAGGGATTGGTCagatgtatatatattccgttggtttttttgttcaaattcAGGTGAAATCTCCTCCAACTGACCAACTCCATATTAACGGAAAAGGTTTACAAGCCTTACAAGTGTCAATAATCTCCATATCGTCTTTCCTTGGAAGGTTATCATCTGGGCCAATGTCAGATCTTTTAGTAAGAAAATTTCGTTCACAAAGACTATGGAACATAGTCGCCTCTGCTTCTCTAACAATGTATGCATGTACAAAAATGCTACAAGTATATTCAGTGCCTGAAACAGACGGCAGCAAGCTACATATGATGGCTAATGTTAACAACTTATCTTTTTGCTCAGTTATTTTTGGATACGCCTTTGGCGTAATGTTTGGGACATTTCCATCAATTATTGCAGATTCATTCGGAACAGAGGAGTACAGCACGATATGGAGTTTGTGCACAACCGGTGGTTTATTCACCGTAAAATTCTTCACTTCCGTCTTGGCTTCCGATATTGGGAGCCACTTAAATGAGGGTGAAAATATATGTACGGCCGGTGTTCTGTGCTACTCACGTACTTTCCATACCATCTTTTTATTTGCGATACTCATACTTCTTGCAACGTTACTATTGATATCAGGGAAGTATATGAAGAAAGATAAGAGGattgaaaactttgatGTCCAAAGTCGTGATGCTGAATTGGCCACTATGACAGATGGAATATTCGTTTGA
- the RIM13 gene encoding Rim13p (similar to Saccharomyces cerevisiae RIM13 (YMR154C); ancestral locus Anc_2.367), translating into MDKWQELQELWKAFYLGSSDEYKMRLSVLNEKASTSNDVEFIQAVLNLNKEIKSADNKIKLAWVTSKVGNRFYPPISVNEATPIAWDESPIDLSPEQVIKYTQRTALQDSAFERDSMEQCRDIPDCSLIASLINIKQAALLLPSVKRVSQTLYHVNLSFNGVSNRLVTVDTSLIPTTASGEQLSLRSNCLVDKVIELSYLQVLFGSYDARGSNVAIDTYRLTGFLPEVCSLDCYSFSTISRYHNSGFCLIALGTGGKGSFVDKSLRTNHDYPLININEASKSFQLCDPLDSNLNLQLNYENVLRNFSQLYINWGWTKLFRFHNKLNIYYSTGKCNAFDCVFDKPILKVMNETKNKETVWLLLESHVRCHADFKNVSYLNIISGDMFEESYAPSDSALDIGLQLKKIDLLPNEHVNLFCHSSISNSFTVHTFSITSAVRTTKLSSFEAVKQISVETDENIKNRRISSLDYYLNPTYSLEIKHDSNREVLLNLQLLSNNSSDLLNLQLFHLNDDDLSKPILFDNRYMKGKYNKLKVPVTTNQKYKVICSKYNEGSHGLCKLLAYVQDFPAENIEVHEIYMEYGGLPYQTCKTVTFAPKKVRAKIYWKCQKINSYFIRVKPLNGTPKYHNISVRCNIFDTETHNSLYNDEHFHTYGLTISNIEIGAKQSVGLLLEIDESKDDEISFQIFIGSKWSINL; encoded by the coding sequence ATGGATAAATGGCAAGAATTACAAGAGCTCTGGAAGGCATTTTATTTGGGCAGTTCCGACGAGTATAAAATGCGACTGTCAGTTCTGAATGAAAAGGCATCGACGAGTAATGACGTTGAGTTTATCCAAGCGGTATTAAATCTTAATAAGGAAATTAAGAGTGCTGACAACAAGATAAAGCTCGCTTGGGTTACTTCCAAAGTAGGTAACAGGTTCTATCCTCCCATATCTGTAAACGAAGCAACCCCCATAGCATGGGACGAAAGCCCAATTGACCTGTCTCCAGAGCAGGTAATAAAGTATACACAAAGAACGGCATTACAAGATAGTGCTTTCGAGCGGGACTCAATGGAACAATGTCGAGATATTCCCGATTGTTCTTTGATTGCTTCTCTGATAAACATCAAGCAGGCCGCCTTGCTGTTGCCTTCTGTCAAAAGGGTATCTCAGACACTCTATCATGTGAATTTATCCTTTAATGGTGTCTCAAATAGACTAGTTACAGTCGATACGTCCTTAATTCCCACGACAGCTTCTGGAGAGCAACTTTCTCTGCGAAGCAATTGTTTAGTCGACAAAGTTATCGAGCTGTCATATTTACAGGTGCTATTTGGTTCATATGATGCTCGCGGATCGAATGTAGCAATTGATACTTATAGATTGACAGGGTTTTTGCCGGAAGTATGTTCTCTGGATTGCTACAGTTTCAGTACCATTTCCCGGTACCATAACAGTGGATTTTGTTTGATAGCACTCGGGACAGGTGGGAAGGGTAGTTTTGTAGATAAGTCTCTAAGAACAAATCATGACTATCCTCTTATAAATATTAACGAAGCTTCGAAGTCATTTCAACTGTGTGATCCATTGGATTCTAATCTCAATTTACAGCTGAATTATGAGAATGTgttgagaaatttttcacagttatatataaattgGGGCTGGACGAAACTTTTTAGGTTTCATAACAAATTAAACATTTATTATAGTACCGGTAAGTGTAATGCATTTGATTGCGTATTTGACAAGCCTATTCTAAAAGTGATGAATGAGaccaaaaataaagaaactGTTTGGTTGTTGCTAGAGTCACATGTTAGATGTCATGCTGATTTTAAAAACGTATCATATTTAAACATAATTTCAGGGGACATGTTTGAAGAATCATATGCACCCTCTGATAGTGCCCTGGATATTGGGCtccaattgaaaaaaattgatcttttaCCGAATGAACACGTTAATCTCTTTTGCCACTCAAGTATAAGTAATTCATTTACTGTCCAtacattttcaataacatCGGCCGTTCGTACCACGAAGTTATCTAGTTTTGAAGCAGTGAAGCAAATTTCTGTAGAGACcgatgaaaatatcaaaaatcGCCGAATTTCTTCACTTGATTACTACTTAAATCCTACGTATTCTCTCGAAATCAAGCATGATTCCAATAGAGAGGTGTTGCTAAATTTACAGCTATTATCAAACAATAGTTCGGATCTGCTTAATTTACAACTTTTCCACTTGAACGACGACGATTTGTCTAAGCCAATTCTTTTTGACAACCGGTATATGAAGGgcaaatataataaattaaaagttCCAGTCACTACCAACCAAAAATATAAGGTCATatgttcaaaatataatgaagGGAGCCATGGTCTCTGTAAATTATTGGCGTATGTGCAGGATTTCCCCgcagaaaatattgaagtGCATGAAATTTATATGGAATATGGGGGACTTCCCTATCAAACTTGTAAAACTGTGACGTTTGCCCCAAAAAAGGTAAGAgcaaaaatttattggaaaTGCCAAAAGATTAATAGTTATTTTATTAGAGTCAAGCCCTTAAATGGAACCCCAAAATACCATAATATATCTGTAAGGTGTAATATATTCGATACAGAAACCCACAACAGTCTCTATAATGATGAACATTTTCATACCTATGGATTAACAATTTCTAACATTGAAATAGGTGCTAAGCAATCAGTGGGGCtccttcttgaaattgatgagtCTAAAGATGACGAAATCTCCTTTCAGATATTTATTGGAAGCAAATGGAGTATAAATTTATAA
- the NUP53 gene encoding FG-nucleoporin NUP53 (similar to Saccharomyces cerevisiae ASM4 (YDL088C) and NUP53 (YMR153W); ancestral locus Anc_2.369) produces the protein MNSNSSTGRFTNVSVLTQQQPSQQQTQQQNNVPSFHPQISAPQYNGFQSGLGQSTINQTQKDPSWFNNPRKRVIPQNIIKRSSTRQSSSNNQSQSADPNSNMSTESGFNSLTFGSKKAVPTSTVFGSSQNLKSLNSDNILGDATEAPPMVSIHDWKREDEFGSMPILSAHVDSNVTFNRQQEDFVKSTNSLPITQNASSTNLNIFDKSIFGTKESSNTLSGTGINGSDKGVTANNRTVATNSVKSTSTIDRNNNNAVEEVAVIVFGYPESISNMIITHFSHFGNILEDFEVLRSASGINVASIKNQQLNKKNSTTNDNKKYPIFTGDGWVKLTYDSQASALRALQDNGTIQGGSLIGCVPYAKATVEQLASCKIEKNDNIGENNLSSSNGITTSTLGDFPNDKTGHIFSEIDSNQNRVTVTSQQQPQQNALYSAFRLNIKDGKSLFVHNTNPSSHNFLQSLESKMRQQEENSNKQDKNGILHTVNNWLFGWNNL, from the coding sequence ATGAATAGCAACAGTAGTACCGGAAGATTTACAAATGTGTCTGTCTTAACGCAGCAGCAACCATCACAACAGCAAacacaacaacaaaataatgTTCCTTCATTTCATCCACAGATATCAGCACCACAATATAATGGATTCCAAAGTGGATTAGGCCAAAGTACTATTAACCAGACTCAAAAGGATCCCTCTTGGTTCAACAACCCAAGAAAGAGAGTTATTCCacaaaatatcatcaagCGGTCATCAACGAGGCAGTCTTCCTCTAATAATCAATCTCAATCAGCTGATCCTAATTCTAACATGAGTACCGAATCTGGCTTCAATAGTCTTACTTTTGGCTCCAAGAAAGCAGTGCCAACTAGTACCGTGTTTGGTTCATCACAAAATCtcaaatctttaaattcagATAATATATTAGGTGATGCTACAGAGGCACCTCCTATGGTTTCAATACATGATTGGAAACgtgaagatgaatttgGTTCAATGCCAATTCTTTCGGCTCATGTGGATTCAAATGTAACATTTAATAGACAACAAGaagattttgtaaaatCTACCAATTCGTTACCCATTACTCAAAACGCTTCAAGTACAAACTTAAACATTTTCGATAAAAGTATTTTTGGCACTAAAGAAAGTTCAAATACTCTTTCGGGCACTGGAATAAATGGTTCAGATAAAGGAGTGACGGCTAACAACCGTACTGTTGCAACGAACAGCGTTAAAAGTACCTCTACAATTGACcgcaacaacaacaatgCAGTTGAAGAAGTTGCCGTCATTGTATTTGGCTACCCTGAGTCTATTTCTAATATGATCATAACACATTTTTCACACTTCGGTAATATtttagaagattttgaagttttaaGAAGTGCATCTGGAATCAATGTGGCAAGTataaaaaatcaacaactaaataagaaaaattctaCTACAAATGACAATAAAAAGTATCCAATCTTTACAGGTGATGGCTGGGTCAAATTAACTTACGATTCTCAAGCTTCTGCCTTAAGAGCATTGCAAGATAACGGTACTATTCAAGGTGGCTCTTTAATCGGATGTGTCCCTTATGCAAAGGCTACTGTCGAACAGTTAGCTTcttgtaaaattgaaaaaaatgataacaTTGGTGAAAACAACCTAAGTTCTAGTAATGGCATCACAACCAGTACTTTGGGCGATTTCCCAAATGATAAAACAGGTCATATTTTTAGTGAGATTGATTCCAATCAAAATAGAGTAACGGTGACATCCCAACAACAACCACAACAAAATGCTCTTTATTCAGCCTTTAGATTAAACATCAAGGACGGCAAATCGTTATTCGTTCACAACACCAATCCCAGTAGTCATAATTTCCTTCAAAGTCTAGAGAGCAAAATGAGacaacaagaagaaaattcaaataaacAAGACAAAAATGGTATATTGCATACTGTGAATAACTGGTTATTTGGTTGGAATAAtctataa